GGCACATCTCACAGCCGTCCGTTCGCCGCGTGGGTCTGGAAAATCCCTCCGTGTGGAAGGCCGTCTTAGCCCCCTGCCTTAGGCCTCCGCCTCGATGCCAGACGGAATTGAGACACGCCTAGGCCTACACGTGAACGCGCAAAACCGAAGgtcaggggaaaaaagggtgaaatgggattgggaTACACGCAAGGTGGGCCGGGCAAATTGATCACAGGTGGAAAACATTAGGGAGAGGTGCGGACAATCACAGGGACAGAAGACACAGGAACAAGTTAGGTGAACTGATAcaagacaggaaaaggaagtgacgCAACACGAGGAAAAGGGCAACCAAGTACAGCAGGAAGTAGAAAGATAAAtgcaagaaacacaagggataacaaaagtaacttaagGGAGGTGCACAAGGAACGCCACAAGAACCAATCGAAAACATGAGCAACagaacactgacacacaagaCCCCACAAGCGCCGACAGAGTTCaagggggcagaatcatgacaggATGTGGAGACTTTGTGGTTGACAGCTGGTACCCCTAAATATGACTATTtcaagtaacaaaaaaaaaaaacccagcatgGCACTGGCAGGAAATGCTGAACTCAAATCTTAAAAATGACAACGTTCACAAGCCAATGGGTTATGTCGAGGTAAGATTCGACATAACCCATAAGAATAAAAGGTAACAAAAGCGAAGGGGGGATAATTTGTTCACTCCCAATGGGCCTCCAGtgtggaaatgaaatgtcaatAGATGTGCATCTTAAGTGTGCCCAGCGTATTCGTGGTTTGAAATGTAAGTTAGGTTGGAAGTTGTTGGGTAGCCACAGTGGCGGATTTAGGCATAGGCGACATGGGCGGCACGGTGCACTCGCaccatttgtttctttttcactctGTTGACCAACTCCTTTCAGTTCCTCAACAGCGGCACATTACACACAGCAACTTCTCCTTTGCATTGAGACACTACAGCATTAAATTATTAACAGACAGACTGCAACCTGAACTGCAAATTCACTACAGCAGCCAAAAATCTGTTTCTCCGGACCGCTTCAGGAGGTGTTCTCCCAGGGCAACACACAAGCTAGAACCGCCACATCTCAAAGACCAGGTCGGCACAGCCAGCCTTGCTccaagaaatgttgaaagctcTTTTCAGTGAAAAGGCTCCGATAAAAATGACTGTATGCCACTTCCTCGATCAGCATCAAACGACACCACAGTCAAAGCACGTCATGGCTAAACAGCAAGACATTTCCCTCAGAAGATGCTGATCAAAAGCAGAGGTAATAGGGGGAGTGttgtacttatatatatatatatatatatattgtatattgtatctgtatattatatatgtgtCGTCTGCAACCTTTTGCTGACAAGTTCACTATATTTACATATGCAGGAGTTTACCAGTTGATCCCTATACTGGACAGTTCAACTCCCTTCTAGAGGTTTAAGGATAACTGTTCAATTTCACTACACCTATACAGAAGTGCACTGCCATACCCGTGAGGCTCACGGCTCCGGGCGAAGGCAGGTGCGAGGCACAGTGGAGAGAATGCATGTGAGTGTCTTTCCTTCttatatttcttctctttcagtaAGTTCTACCTCCTTTGTCCTCCCTCACCGTTGGGAGCCACGATGTAGACTTGTGCACACTGCGTTGGCTATCTGTGGACATCCATGCAGCAGGTGAACTTCGACAACCACTGAAGCCCTCGGTGACCACCCACACATGCGCGCACTCTCATGCGCGCAccatcccttctctctctctctctctctctctctctctctctctctctcacggcCTGGGGGGTTGTGACATGCGGTGTCTTCGCTGCACCGCTCGTCGGGCTGAGAGGAGACAGTGCATGGcaacccccccccttctttccaTTGGAAACAAGCGGTCCGGAGGAGCGCGATGCGCTGTGGCAGCAGACGCGCGCGGAGAACCCTCGGTGCCAGCAGGTGCGCGCGGAGGAGCTATTGTCCAATAATAAAAAGGACCTTGGCTCGGTTTCACCCCTGACACACAGAGCGaaattattatatcattattgATATCATATTCTCACCATTGCTATTGTTTAGCTCAGGAAAGTCGGGGAACCATCTGGAACATTTTCTGGTAAGTGTAATATTTAGGATTTGTctcaatgtgttgttgttttttgggggtgggtggggggaaTTTTCGTGTGGTATTATAAACAAAACCACAGCGTCATTTGtgcgtttgatttttttcacattcaaaatcaTAGAGTGCCATCATCCAAGCTGAGATGAACTCCACATAGAGAGCGGCTTCACAGAGGAGGGGATTTAGAGTTCATCTTAGGTCAGCagggatttttatttcattttatttcatttgcatgACACTTCAATACATAAAGACCATATCTGGGCTCTGAAAAGCAAAACTTATCCCGTGTATATGTTATGTAGAGATATACATCACGTCACAGGTAATGATTGTGAAAGTTTGGTATCTGTGATCGTATCTGGCTCCTTCAGCAGCCAGATTAATTGGGTGTTCTTTTTGTCtacttgtttttgtaattatatgtcttgtttgctgatatgcaggggggggggggggggggggggtggggttaaGTGACCACTTTAGCAGCAAACTAAATGCCTGGTCAAAATGCTGAGCCCCTGGTCTCAGTGGTCTGTGACGTTGGCTTGTTGTAAAGTGTCAAGGTCCTAATAAATTAGAGAAAGGCGTTTGCTAGATATAATTACCTCACCCATGAACATTTTTCACTGGAAGATATTGTATAAATGTCACACGCATGCCAGCATGATTACGCCTGGAGCACTTGggtcatttaatttgttttgatgaTTCCCTGTTCAAATCACTGAATCGGCACCTTGCATGAGTAATGCTCAGATGGGAACTTTCTGTTCCAGGTGAAAAAGTGCTTCTGTTTCTGACTCGGCCTGTTCACGGTTTCATCTTTACTCACATGACTTAACTGAAGGAAGCATTTATCACCTAAAGTGTTGGATCAGATCTTTTCTCTAAACCAAAGTAAGAGTGTGTGCTAAGACATGGGGGACTCCAACATCAGCCAAACTGTCCCAGCATATACAGAGTGGCAGGAGGGTCTCACAGCAGGAAAGTTGGATCATTACATGGACAACTATGATATGGACTATGGCATCCTTCCTGACGACATCCCAGACACCACACAGGGCCAGGCCTTCTTCGTGGCCACCATTGTTATCGGTGTGGTCCTTGTCTGCATCATGCTAGTCTGTGGGTTGGGAAACTTCATATTCATTGCCACGCTGACACGCTACAAAAAGCTACGCAACCTCACCAACCTGCTCATCGCCAACCTGGCCATCTCAGACTTCATTGTCGCAGTGGTGTGCTGCCCATTCCTGGTGGACTACTACGTGGTCAAACAGCTGGACTGGAGCCACGGAATGTTGCTGTGCGCCTCTGTCAACTATCTCCGGACTGTGTCACTCTACGTGTCCACAAACGCATTGCTCGCCATTGCAGTCGACAGGTGAGTCTGTTATCTCTTCCATGGTTTGAGTGTGTCCTTGTGAGTATGAACGAGTCCGGTTCGCTAAGCCTCTGCTTCACACAAAAAACCTTCATGacagaaatttaatttaattgtattcatgtttttttttttaatatatatcagtattctctcctctctttaaaGAACCCCTCACAAAAAGTGTATAACCACATTTCTCTACAGCTATAATTTTGAATGACAttacacagaaagaaaaaaatactgtctctttctgttcctGCAATCCTTTCTCTATTGGACAtcaggtgtttgtgtgacttGTGTGTCAATATAGCATTCCAGTCATTGCCATATTCattcaattttgaaaaactgAGACATTAATTCAATGCGTTTTTCATCATTCTTTAATCcagtaaaaatgtattgtaatcAAAAAAATGGCGGTAATGATTGTGGTTTTTAAAGTACCACTAAGCTGGTGCAAATGTCCACTACAAGTCACTGTGGTTCTCAGCTCCTTGTTACATTCACACTACAGGGAATATGTTTCATCACTGATTGAATCCTTCTCTTGGCACAAACTGGCACCATGCTGCATCTTGAGTAGAGGGCTCAGATTtgtcctgaaaaacaaaaagatttatATTTGCGCACTATCACCAGAACTTCAGAGACCATGTAATGATATCTCTTGATTCATTTTTGATGGTGAATTTCCCATATATCAAATTCCCCTGCTACTCTGTTCAGCATGCAACAGGGAGACGTCCTCTCATGATCGAGTccatctgtttccttctctaTCGGTGCCAGCGACGTAGTGCTTGGTCGTCTGCGCAGGTTGAAACATACTTAGGACTTgtcagaaatgataaaaaatgtaattgtcaaccgattccaaaataaaagagtGATGTGGGTTTATCTGGCCCTTGCATTGTTCGGACAAAGCCTCATTGGTTAGGGAAAGATCTCCTTCAAGATTAAAGGATAACCAACATTAACCGTTGGCAAGAGCCCGGGTTTGGCATCCCATCTTCAGTGCCAAGTCAAATGCATAAGTGAACATATCAATTGGATTTTGAAGTTGAAATTGTTTGTGCAAAAGTTGCAGAAAATTAGGTAACACCCTATACATCCATATCAGTCCCTCAGAGGAATATTCACACATGGTCAACAGACCTTTTTCACAGTGGAAATTAGAGTAGCACGTAGGTAACAACATTAATGATGGTCGGGTTTCATTTACCTACTGTAGTTTCAGGGTATTATGCATGTTCCTCATTGTCACACAGCCATGGCTTACTGGGACATGAGAAGAACACAGCCACAGTTAACATTATGGGAAAAACATATCTATACTTTTCCTGCTTCTTTTCAAAACGGCTGATGTGAAAGATATCtatattcacagaaactgaaaaggccacaagaacaacacaaacaaaggcaCAGTGTATTTAAGATCTACTGATCATAGTTACAGAGTCTATAATAAAAAGCATAGGAGGGGCAATGCATATCCTGCACGAGCGTTGTATATAGGCtactatatacaatataaatactATAGCAAGCCAGAGTTTCATAATCATACAAAATTTTgtaaacatcatcaacatctctaacttagtgttttgcTCTGTTGCTTCATTGAGCTGTGTGCAGCCCTCTTTTCCTTACAGTCTCATCGTTAATCATCTGAAgataccctcccaagtaatattcccaaCAAGTAATATTCCCAACAAGTTTAGGGGAAATCCATCCATGCATATTTTGTACAAACACAGACTATGTGGTCCGTCTATACCGGCACAGAGAATAATAACACTTCATTTCCTTGTTTGTGTGACTGAGTGCACATAACTCCCTAAGTTTCATAAAGAAATATGTTTCTGATTTTAGATGCTTTGTGACAAGGAGTGTACCAATGAGGCTGCATGATGTGTTTAGTAATCATTATAAATTTAGTTCGTCTATAATGTTTCTGCCATTGTGGGTGTCGACAAAAAGCAACAGCCTACTGACTTTGTTGTTACAGAGAATCCACATGGCTATTGCTAATTCAGTGGGTGATCATTTACTTATTTGTGGTTGTGTTCAGTATACATACCACATGTTGTAAGTGTTATGTATTCCAAGGATAGTGTGTATGACAaggctgcagcaggaaaattaactgtgaaaaatgactgaatatGACATCAGAAAATTAATCTTgcatttgtaatttgtaaatgacaaatcaaataTGATTGTGTTTGAAAAGGGAATTTGTTTGACAACATGACAAGTGTGTAAAGACAATTGACCTACTGACATTAGTTTCATTAGATTTTAGTGCTACATTCTTGATTTACATTTAGATTACAGCTTCTGCCTTAAATAGAAAAAAGCCTCCATAGTCTTTGActtgataaaaatgatttttagaGAAATATGAAAGATTGAGTCCCCTGAATAATTGACCAAGGGGTATTGAACTTTAATCTCCCCATGAACGACTGGGAGCCAAATCAGTTGAAGCCACACAGCAGGCAGAATGCTAAATAACTGTTCGATTGCATAGTGTTATGAATTCACAGCCTTCTAAATGCAACAACATGTCTGTGTTCTTCCAGGTACATGGCTATAGTCCATCCTCTCAGGCCTCGTATGAAGTACCAAACCGCCTACTGTCTCATAACAGGAGTCTGGGTTGTTCCCATTCTAATATCAATTCCCTCTGCCTACTTTGCCTCTGAGACCATGTACCCTCATGGCGGCACCAACCCAACTACCCACAAAGTCTTCTGCGCCCAGATCTGGCCTGTGGACCAGCAGGCCTACTACAGGTCCTACTTCTTGATTGTATTTGCTGTGGAGTTTGTTGGGCCCGTGGTCGTCATGGCTATGTGTTACGCCCAAATATCTCGTGAGCTCTGGTTCAAGAGTGTCCCAGGTTTCCAGACAGAGCAGATTAGGAAGAGGCTGCGTTGTCGCCGCAAGACAGTGATGGTCCTGATTGGGATCTTGACGGCGTACATCCTGTGCTGGGCACCATATTACGGCTACACCATCCTACGAGACTTCCATCCGACACTAATCTCCCGACAGAGGAACTCACTGGTGGCCTTCTACATCATTGAGTGCCTTGCCATGAGCAACAGCATCATCAATACCTTATGTTTTGTAAGTGTCAAGAATAACACAGTTCAGCACCTGAAGAAGATTGTACTGCTGCGCTGGAGGTCAACATATGCCCCTAGTAAAACTGTGGATGAGATGGACATGAGGACGTCCTCCATGCCTGTAACAGAGGAGATTGAATGTATTCACTCAAGGTGAAGAGAAGTAAAATATGTGATCTAACAGTCATTCAATAATGGACTGTTGATATACAGAAATTACATAACTGACTGTAATGATGGTACACTTCTTTCgtgtaagaaaaaaacctaCATTTTGGGCAGATCTCAAGCTTCTTGAAGCGGAGAGAAAAAGGGCAAACACTTAGACTACATTGcttaaaataaacaacacagcTCATACTAAGTTGGTCAGTAGTACACACTGTACTTCTTTTCTGGGTATGTAAATAACGTATAAGTGAATGTAATTGTACACGTTGTGATGGTACACTTTGTTGTGAAACCTTGTTGCATGTTGTCTAAAACAGTGATTCTCAACGGGTGGGTCGCAACCCAAAAGTGGGTTGCAGGGCCATTTTGAGTGGGTCATGGAtatatgcttgaaaaaaaaggataattatTAAATTTAACAAGACAACAAACAATTCGTCATGAATGATATgaaccacaaaacacaacaaatggacagaataaaattaaagaaaaacatatttgatgtttttcgCTTTTATTTCGAAGGACACTTTTCCCAGCAAGTGCGCCTGCGTCAGAGTAACACTCGCTCTCGGGCATTTGTAAACATGGCTAAACcggcaaaacacaaatatgacacCAAATACATTGAATATGGATTTTGTGGTGAGTAACAATTTTCAGAAATTTGGGTCGCGACTTAATGTCTAATGCAAAAGGTGGGTCTTGAGGCTTGACCAGTTGAGGATCACTGGTTTAGAATATATAGAAGCTGTCACTTATCCATGGCATTGACTACTGTACATAATGTTTGTATATCGTTTATCTTTTTTGTTGCAAACAAATGTTCCCATGTCTGTTGAGTTTcctaaaaatatatgtaaaaaaagaaaagaatatatatatatatattagtattaGAATAGGGTTAGTTGCTTGCATGCTTTCTTTGtaaatgaatgcattttatGTTTGCGTATGGTAATAAATAATCGAAAATTTAACTTATTTAAGTTATTTACCATCGCTGTATGTAAGTTCGCTGTGACATGGactcattcattttaatgtatttgtatatCTTCAAATGCATAATATTTCAGCATACACAGCATACAGCATATGTTCATCGCCAGCTGTACCTTGGAGGCCCAGAAGAGTTCtacatgaaacagaaaattcaaattttttccCTGGTCTTTTTCATTGCACTTTATTGTGTGAAACTTGATGCCTCAAGTCTGTTGAGTATCTTGAGTTTCTCTCCAAAGTGGACTTAGCATTTTGTCCGGTACGTTTGCACACTAAAATTCCACTATTAGTCTGATTTGTTAAGAATTGAAAGAATTGTTACTTGACACACATCATGTAAACAACATATTCCATTTGAATACATATCGAATATTAGTAATAGTAGTAGGAATATTGtcttatacatatattttatatataatatataaaaatatatactttgtGAACATAAACTTGTTTTTTCAAGCACTTCTCTCCTTTGCGGTGAGGGTTGGAAGGATATGCTTTAATCTCGGAAATGGCAGTTGAAACTTTCATCTTCTCTTCATGTGAGGATTCAGTATATTACCTTACATCTAAAAGAATGGGGCATTTCTCAGATGATCACAAGCTATACATGTGGGACACAGGAAGCTATCTCAGAAATAAACCGCCGATCCTGTTCAGGGTCTGTTTGAACCTATTTCAGCAAACAGAGTGAAGAGGCATATTGGGTATGTCACTAATCTATTAAGAAGTGAAGGAGGACCTCCAACCTAAAGGGGGAGGTTACGACACGGCATATCAGCAACTTTCATTGCCATCCCTTAGGCAACTACACAGCAATTGACCTTATGAAATATGACGCGAATAGTTTTCATGTGACCTTACTGACGCATTTGACCTTAGCAATGTAATTATGCTTTCTACATCAAGATACAATACCACTGTAATGCCTTGGCAGACACACACTATATGCTCTCTGATATAATTATTCAAATTTGGAAAAGAAATACACACGTGGAAGAAAAACGTTCAGTTCAACACCTCTTTAGGAAAATAACTTCGTACTCACTGTTGTTTTCTACAAGACGAGACTTTCAATTTGTCACCTAGAGAATACTTTTACATATTACTGAATTTATTTACCAATTATGTCTTGTACATGAAATGCAGCTGAAAAATACTTCTGCTGCTAACGTTCTATTCAACACAATGAATCACCTCAAACTGCAAATTGAATGCGTGCCGCTCTAGCTTTCAAGTGACTGACATTGTATTAGAAGtctctctttgctctttgaACTAAAGTGAATAATGGAGAAAGGCCTGTTGAATGGGAAGctccattttaaaaactttgcTAGATGGTAAGCTAGACAAAACGAAGGCAGAGTTTGATCATCACGAGAATACACAAGCAATACTTGTTTTCAATTATTTAGGAAAGGGATAATTTTATATATCTTCGACCAACTACACATAAACTAAAATGCttcaagcatttttttatttaatttaaattttgataATTTCGGCCAACAGCTCAAATAATCGACTTTTGTCTTTGAGATAGAAGCATGCTGGGATGTCTAGACtaacacactgtactgtaagtTTTGGTTCTTTTATGAGATCAGTTCacacaatatacaaaataaagagTATAGAATATTGCCAGCCTCCAAGTGCAGCAGTGTTTCATATTGTTGCTCTGTGAACCACCAGTGTAGTGAAGTGATGTGAATGGGTAAGCAGCCCCTTGAAGGAGGGGTGTATGTAAAGCTTTCTTTATTGACATACACCTCCTGCTGCTATGGTGGCTACATCTGATTAAAATCTCAATTAAAACAATCTTATATGAACCCACAGCAGTGGTCAGAGTTAAAAAGACCATTAATATTCTGATTCATGCAGAGATTAACACGCTCCAAACGAATAGCCTGTGAAGTAGGAACGGTATTAAAGAGATATTGTCTGGGAGACAtgctgacctttttttcttatcaacCTAATTCCGTTGCGTGTGTCTCTCTTATTGTTTTACGATGAGCTTCCTCATGTTTTTCCCAACTGGCCCATtacttttttcttgtgtgtcaAGCAGCTTGTGAAGATTGTCGCCTCTTATGCAAATTTTCTTACAGGCTGTTGGTCGATGCTCGgaaatgtttatgtattattatcTGGGTCCTCGCTTATTGCCGACATTAGTCTCTGGGCTCTGGCCCCTGTGGGTGAAGTGTCAGTTtggaaagaatttttttttcttctttttttccccctgtacctcactttgttctttttcttggaCAGGTACAAAATAGGATTACATTACAGACCTGATTAGATATGAAGGTTCCTTTGTGTTCATAAACATCAGAATCGATAATAACTCATTCACTGACATCATacacaaagtgaaatatttaattgatCAATGATCACAATAAATCTAGTAACAAAAAGCACTATTTGAAGTTATGCATTTGAAAGCCTCATCTCTTCagtgcaaagagagaaaaaaaaaccaacttcaCCTGGGGATTAAGGTTCGGTTTCTGAATCATTAGATTGAATCAcgaaatgaaaagttaaaagaaTGAATACTGGATACAGCGTCGTGTTTAGTGTTCGAGTTTTATCTTCTGTAAATTCTTACTATGTTCAAGATTGgcttgaaatgaaataaaactcgTATGATATTCCTTTAATTGTTActctttttgacatttctggGGTCAATCCTTCTGTTGTTCACCAGGAAATATGCTGCTTTCCAAAATAATTTTGACCCTAAAGGGAATCTCCTGACTGGCAACTATATTCATATATCTTGTGGCATTCTGGTTATGCTCGACTTTTACCAAGGGGCAATGAAAACGCTTCCCATACCATCAGAGCAGGTGTAGACTTTTGACCCACTGCCTGATACTGTATATGGATTCAACTTTAAAATTCTTATATGGGgcgttttctctttttaaatgaatgttacATAATTTCACAAGCTTCAACCATCCACCCTCAGTTGTCATCCCTTTTAACAGCGTTCAGCCCTTTACTCAAAGTAAATACAGTGGTTATTTATTGTTTGCATGTTGAATTGGGCTTtgtgtacttaaaaaaaaagtccagttaTAATAAGTCTAAAGAGACGACGACATTATGCAAATTATGTCTGTCTCATGAGCATGGCCAGGTCCTCTGCAGTTCAACCTGCCACCACTGGCCGATGCAGATATCAACCCGTTCCAGAGATCAGACGGCTTGGAGAACAAAACACTGTGAGAAGCAGATCCAGCAGGATGACAGGAAAACTATGTTTGACACAAACaatttgcttctttctttccttctcctcatgCCGAAAGTGATGGGCCCATACTGCATACCGCAATCCTAACATCAGGACCTCATGTTGATCCATTCCTAATACAAaggtccttttttttccataaatgggaataaaatgtcaattttcAGTATTAATTAATACTCACATTTAGAAGAAAACAGTGTGATCGTACAGAGCCTGGTTATGGCACTCACTGTGATATGGCAGGCATTTTCTGCATCAAACCCTTTCAAAGAAACATATCCcttgaaaatgtgtcttttagtACGGAAAACAAAATGCCTGCAGGCTTGAAAGGTGGCTCTAAAGTCTCACAGTTGGGTTGTTCgtcagcagctgcagtcagCTTGGATTCACACCAGTGTTGACCCAGAATCTCTGCAAAAACCCCGCTGTCAAAGCGCATCAGAATGTACATACTCGCTTCTCAAAGCCCTCCTGCAGCATAATCCACTTCTCTGCccatgatgtgtttgtgtggtgtgttcCAAAGAATGCTCACACTTTCTCCACATCGCACTGCTGCATTGTTGCCTGCTCGTGAAGTAGCACAATTAACATTTCCAAGAGAAAATGAggagtgtttttttggggggggctgcCGGAAGCTAACCATCTTTTGCTTCCACCTAACACACACGtacaagaaaaggaaagaaaataagcTTTTTTGCTGCACTCTTCACTTCATGTCCGTGAAGAAAGAGGCGAGAATCTCCACTGCAGATCAACAGATGGGTAGTTCTTGCCAGGAGCTACCAGCCGACAAATTACTCTTAGACATCAGAGCAGCTTGGTAAAGGCCACCTCTCCTAATAGCAGTTTATTACAATGTGTGTGCTCTTCCCTAACCTCACATGGCCCACACCTTTGCAGACAAGAGGCGTCCTGTGACAGCAAATCATTGGCTGGTCCTGAATAATGATTCTGATCTCAGTCTCGGTTTGTGCTCACTGTGAGCACAATTAGATCAATAGTGTTCCTTTAACAGCTTAAATGAACAACTGCCCACTGACATT
The sequence above is a segment of the Scophthalmus maximus strain ysfricsl-2021 chromosome 10, ASM2237912v1, whole genome shotgun sequence genome. Coding sequences within it:
- the prokr1b gene encoding prokineticin receptor 1b, whose protein sequence is MGDSNISQTVPAYTEWQEGLTAGKLDHYMDNYDMDYGILPDDIPDTTQGQAFFVATIVIGVVLVCIMLVCGLGNFIFIATLTRYKKLRNLTNLLIANLAISDFIVAVVCCPFLVDYYVVKQLDWSHGMLLCASVNYLRTVSLYVSTNALLAIAVDRYMAIVHPLRPRMKYQTAYCLITGVWVVPILISIPSAYFASETMYPHGGTNPTTHKVFCAQIWPVDQQAYYRSYFLIVFAVEFVGPVVVMAMCYAQISRELWFKSVPGFQTEQIRKRLRCRRKTVMVLIGILTAYILCWAPYYGYTILRDFHPTLISRQRNSLVAFYIIECLAMSNSIINTLCFVSVKNNTVQHLKKIVLLRWRSTYAPSKTVDEMDMRTSSMPVTEEIECIHSR